From Candidatus Sulfotelmatobacter sp., a single genomic window includes:
- the groES gene encoding co-chaperone GroES, with translation MNVRPLSDRILVRRIEEKETVRGGIIIPDTAKEKPQEGEVVAVGPGRLTEEGKRINMDVKQGDRVLIGKYSGTDVKIDGTEYVILREEDVLGVLTK, from the coding sequence ATGAACGTCCGGCCTCTTTCCGACCGCATTCTGGTTCGGCGCATCGAGGAGAAGGAGACGGTTCGCGGCGGGATCATCATTCCCGACACGGCCAAGGAGAAGCCTCAGGAGGGCGAGGTCGTAGCCGTGGGCCCCGGCCGCCTGACCGAAGAGGGCAAGCGCATCAACATGGACGTGAAGCAGGGCGATCGCGTGCTGATCGGCAAGTACAGCGGCACCGACGTGAAGATCGACGGCACCGAATACGTCATCCTCCGCGAAGAGGATGTGCTGGGAGTGCTCACCAAGTAA